ACACCAATAGATCAACATTACAAAATCAGTCTTAACTTTTACAGTGTTCCTAAGCCTTTAGCACGCGTTAGCAAAAATTGTAGGCTTAGTAGTGTGGATTAAAATCAAAATGTGGTTTATGCATCCGGATACACAATACTCACTGTGCATCATGTTTTTAAATGAATATTTAGTTTAAATATAAAGTACATATTGTTTATACCCAAAAAACTTATatatgaacatatagttcaaatgcaAAGAGCATATATTAAAATATTTCACTTGTACCTCCATATTCATAGGAGCTCAATGAATGTTCATTCTGGTGCACAGTGAACATTGTGCACACCGGAGCGTATAATCCAAATTTTGGTTTTCTTTCCAAGAGTAACTTGATAGAGGCACTTTTTTTTTAAGATTTTTGTTTGTTCAGTTTTACTTTCTAACATCAGTGACATAAATATTTTCTATATAAGGCACGTATTTTCACCTTAATCATTAATCAATAATTGAAAATTTAGTGGTTCATGTCATGCACTACCAACGTGTCTAAAGAAATAGATCAACTAAAAGAAAATGTATAAAGTACttcgtattaattaaaaagtaaATACTACTCCATAATATAATagtactagattttagcccgtgcgatgcactgATTTTGTTAAAtcgttaagttaaaataaaactcctattataactgctatattttatatattagattaaattagtaTTTAGGTTGGAATGAGAGGTTGAGTTCTACGAAAACTCTACGCCGTCGGTGAGAAATTTTACTTAAaaggtaaaatattaaattataaatatattttaaattggAAACATATTTTCTAATAGAAGActgatttattatttaaatatttggtAACTTATaataattaggaaaatttgtaattattaatccaacctttgcccgattttgtttaattaagcctacctatgcaatatttctaaataatccaacctttatgacccaactactattattaagcctagcaAGTTAATAACCTGCTGTAAccggtattcacccttacgtggcaaTATAACCGTTACATTTTTTTCCCCTCCTTATTTTTAATTGTTATTCTAAtgttcgttcctctctcctctgcgatttaattgcttcatctctgcaattttcgttcctctctcctctgttcatcatttctcttctacctcttctccaccattgttgatccctcatacctctccattcgaagttcgtcaaaaataatcagcaattccTATGACTGGGTTAAACCAATCAACTGTTGGATCTGGGTTAAGGGTTAAGGGTTAAGAGgagagaagggttaagggtttttgggaaaaaaaaatagaaaatcctGTTTATGTGGCACGTGATGTGACGTGTCCAAAATTTTAGGAGGAAAATCAACTTcaggttgtcaacgtttttaatGTTGACTTTGTAACAGGTAACCGGTCAcataggcttaataatagtagttgggtcataaaggttggattattcagAAATATTGCATAGgttggcttaattaaagaaaatcgggcaaaggttggattaatatttacaaattttcctaataatTATAATCGGAGATGAttgtttattactccctccgtcccttaatactcgcaccgctttccttttcgggccgtcccttaatacttgcaccgcttctagaAATGGAAAATTatactaatattatattatttctcacacttactttctaaccccacctacaccctattccctacaaaaaatcatttaaaaattcacacctccactcaccactccccacctcttacacatttctcactaactatattaaaaaataccccactatcaactaacacccattaaactaataagtcaattcaaatgtcttaaactccgcaccggtcaaaccggtgcgagtattaagggacggagggagtagtagagTATGTATTTTAGTATGAAAAGGAATGTAACTATGAAGAATGTATCTATTCATAATTCTAGTAGTAGAGTAATTAGTAAAATCTCCTACGGCTTATTTACTATGCAATTAGCCAGTAATAAGATAAAAATTGGGAAGTCTGTTTGTACTTTAGCATATCATAGTCAATTATTTATCATGATTGATTTTTACTTATTCAGTGAAGTTTTAATcaactacggagtactattATTATTGGTGTGCTTAATTAACTCTTTATTTAGAGCGTTATATTATATTGTAAACACTATAGCATGTAtagtatacttcgtattagaaaATAGACAATATTAGAACAGTATAACTCTAGTTATTATTGAGATATTTGTCATGATTTTATTTGATGTGAATAACAATAATGAGATACTCCCACTTATTTATAACCTTAATATATTGTGTTTAAGTTCTTTGCTTTGGGTACTTTTCCCCTTCGTATAGCCTAAGTACGTATAGATCCCGATAGTTGGTATGACCAAACCCGAACCAAAAGTTTTCCAGCtccattcagttcaattcacaAGAACGACATTGTGTTCATTTTTATTCTTTAATgatctattttatttattatataagtATTACTATTAATTATAAtgtaattttcattttattattattattatttagtgtTTACTTTGGACAAATTTTTATTGtagattttggattaaattttattatagatttattttaattattagaatatttgattttggatggaattgtatatattattaattaattaaaatatctacttgacacctaattatttatctatgtggcacttgatttttttaattcaaaaataaattagaaatcttatttttcattgaccgaaaccattagtaatcctaggtggcgctctaatattttagCAAATATGCcttctttatatatgtatattagattaagAAAGTAAAGAGTATACGAAAGTATAAATTTCGGAATAATGCAAGATTGCAAACGTAGAGCGGGAACtttctttttaattcaaaatactTCAAATCTGGTCTTAAATGCCCATTGTCCTCCATTCACACCTCTCACTcctcaaccccacctcttaactaactatattaaaattaTACCCCACTATTAACTACTTCGTACCAGTCTACCACCCATTAAATTATTAAGtcaatttaaatattttaaactccgcaccggtttgaccggtacgaatattaagggacggagggagtacgatTTTGGAGTAAATTGTTACATTGATTCACTAGATAGATAACACACCACTAATATCACATTAAAAATTATTCCCTCTGTCCCActttattctttacgtttttagtgtctcattttaatttttacacctaaaatatttcattttatattGTAGCATAAATATCCGTAATATTCTGTCAAAAATCGTGTCGATCAAATGATTATTTCAATCAATCTAATATATTGAGACATTTTAACCACAAATCTCTCATATTTTCCCATTGAAATACTAAATCTTTCTTATTTTTTCAAAGTTAAATTTTtgataaaagtaaaaatattattaataaatgtaatttacattatttaatataaacaaaaaaaaaataaactttatctaaattaattatttgttaaatCACATGCatgataccaaacgtaaagaataaaaattaaagAGGGCACACAATTTCTTTCCCAATTTTCTACGGAGTATATAGTACTAGTGTATTCTATTGCGTAATTACAATAAATTATTATAGCTTGTAGGTACAATGAAGCCTATTTTTCCCCCCATGTACTTCGATATCCCGACGGAGGAAGTAATCCATAAAATTTTATTACAGTACGTACTAGTTAAACTTTGCTTCCATAGTTCCATGCATGATGATGAGTTAATGAGTTAGGGGAGCATCAATTCTCTATATATAGGGTGTCAACCGTGGCTACCAAATGCAAGAAACCCGAGCAAGTATACACCACGTATCATAATCTTTAGCCAACTAGTTTCGAAAAATGAATATCCTTGTAGTTTTCTTCACATTTTCTCTCTTGATTCCCCTCAGTTACACCGCCATTGAATTCGACTATTGTGTAGGAGATCCTAAACTCCCCACATCACCAATCGGGTATTCTTGTAAAGACCCTGCTCAAGTCATAACAGATGACTTTGTTTACACTGGTTTTCGTGGCGAAATAACCACCGCAAATATATTCAAAGCTAATGTGACATTTGCATTTGCGAATACATTCCCAGCTTTGAATGGTTTAGGTATAGCTATGACTAAGGCAGAAATCGGTGTAGGTGGAGTTATACCAGCTCATACCCACCGAACAACAGAAATTATTGTCGTACTTAAAGGGTCAATAATTGCAGGATTCGTTGACACAAACAACACTGCATATTATAAGAGACTTGAGGTTGGAGACGTTATGGTTTTTCCTCCGACAATGATTCATTTCCAAGTGAATGTTGGTAAAACTCCGGCTAGTCTATACGCTAGCTACAATGGCGCAAACCCAGGGGTCCAACTCATTTCCCCCGCCTTATTTGCTAGCAAAATACCTACTGAACTCGTTGCACGAATCACTTTTATTAGTCCTCTTGAGATAACGAGGATTTCAAAGATTCTTTTTGGCACTGCTTAATTATCATGAGTTCTTTTGCTACCGAGTGACTCCCTTATTCTACTACTTTGTAATATTCTGaacttaaataaaataaatattctaTGATTCCTATATATGGTTGATCGACTAGATTTAAGTAGAAGCAtctcttcaaatttcaaaaatcatatttaattaCCAGGTTGGCCTTCTAGTAAGCATGCATATGCATTATACCCAATAGATCTTCTATGAGCATTTAGATTGAACTTACAAAACACCATCACTGATTAAAAActaaaaatgttcattttcatcCAAGATGTAGATATGACAACGTATTAGTATTGAAAGTCATACTTTCAATTCGATATATCAAAtagttatactccctccatttctaaaTGTTGTATCCATATGGAATCAAGTtgggtttttaagaaaaatagaatcttggtttgtatgggtataagtgtaatgattgggtgtaagagaaatgattgtgtgtaagtgATTGGaataaaaggagagagaaaacaataaataattagtgTAAAGGGGAGATattgtattattattaataaaataaatcagATTTTCTCACCACAAATTTGTTTACCGGAATTCGAACAAcgatcaacaaaaaaaatcaaaaaaaatcaaaaaatttcaatctggaaattcgaataaaaattcaaacccagaaattaaaaaaaaaaacaacaaaaaaatcaacccaaaaatcaacaaaaattcaacccataaattagaacaaaaattcaaacaaaaaaatcaagaattcaacccagaaattcaacccagaaaatcaacccaaaaaaaccaacaaaattcaagaaatcaacccaaaaaatcaacaaattcgaacccaaaaaatccaaaaatcaatccaaaaatcaacccagaaattcgaacaaaaattcaaacccataaattcaaacaaataaatcaagaattcaacccagaaattcaacaaaaaatcgaACAAATTTGAACCCAAAaagcaaccaaaaatcaatccaAAAATCATTAAATTCGAACCCAAAAAGCAAccaaaaatcaacccaaaaaatcaacccaaaaatcaacaaattcgAACAAAATCAACCAACAGAAAATCGACTTTTGAAccacaaaaatcaacaaaataaaataaaaatcaacaatttTACCATAAATCCAAGATTTTGAAgatttagaggtcaaattcgaccatgaaaactctagatctagaattTTTAAGGTCGAATTTCACCCTCTAAAGCCTTAATATAGAGTTTTTTCCAAAGATGGTGGTGGAAACACAAAGGCGGCGgaggtgtggtggtggtggttgcggcGGAAATCTACAAAAGAGGTTTTgaaaggagagagagtgaaaaatttgagggaggagagagatgaAATTAGAAGAGGGAGGGAGGGAAGGCGCATCAGAAGaaagagggaggagagagagtgaaaaatTTGAGGGAGGAGGGAGGGGAGACGCATCAGAAGagggagggaggagagagagtgaaaacatgaaggaggagagagagggaaatCAGAAAagggagggaggagagagagtgaaagtgATGGGAAGggaatattaatttaataatgaaGGTTGGGAAAATAAATtgattaaatattatgggtggggaaaattaggtgggaatatggatagaatctttaggtattttggtaattagattgaaatgtaagggtattttaggaaaaaATGTATGTCCATAAATAGAAAAGATTCTAAGTGGATACAATATTATGAAACGACTAAaaaggaaacggatacaacaaaaagaaacggagggagtagtttatcatcatatatatatatatatatatatatatatatatatatatatatatatatatatatatatatatatgtttgcTAATGATGACATTATGCGTTAAAAGCCTAAAAATGTTAGAGTAGTCTTTATATATGGTGAATTTTTATTGTTGGGAATTATCCCACATTGATAGAATGGAGATGGAAGgagttgtttaaattaattagtagaCCACCTTGTATGTTTGAATAGAAGTGGGCCTACTAGTTGGGCTAGTGTGTGCTTTGAGCCTGGGAGTGCTTGTGGTGGGTTATTAATATTACTATACATTAATAATCAAGATTGACACTTACCACTTAAGagattagttaataattaattacatttttttGCTTAATCACGTAATTAGAGGTTACGTTGTCTCAAGTCAGTTTCTCTGGCTATTTATATTCCTAACTATTCCCATTAATCTTAAttttctttgaatatgtttgccTCTATTTGAATAGTTACGTTGTTCCAAGCCAGTTTCCCTGGCTATTTATATTCCTAACTATTTTAATTTATCTTAatcttcttttcttcctctcTTCCTCACAAACTGCTTTTACTTTCATATGGATATTATTGCTTTGTTATAATTAATCTCAGTTTAGGGAAATCTTGGAAGTATCCTAATCAGTAGCCCATAGCAATAAATAGTGGGGGCTAATATTACTTTAAGGATAGTGATAATCACGACCCTGATTCTCCATCCCATGTATTTATTTCTGACAACAAAATATACAAAACCCATTGACTTTGTATCACAAACTAGATTTGGCTGAGTTGGTTTTGGCAGGATTATAAGGCCTAATGTTTAGATTGGATATGATTGAACCTTGGGAaacgaatcggtgaatacaattgtTGTACCGAATCttgttttcaaggcagtggtttggttaccacgacACAACAAGTTCCGTAAGATTTTTTTATTCTCTTGTTCTACATTTTAGGCTTGAAAACACTTAAATACAACAATTTGAAAACAATATTATGTCTATTTTCATGGCTAACTCTATGTTGAATACGactcttcctgacctctctaagTTAGAGCCTCTTGATGGCAAGGCATACAAGAGGTGGTCACAGCAATTATTGATTTTTTAGCCgtagggttatgaataatacaaacaatataattcatgcggaaaaaccataaagccaggaatccaaattaattgccacatagtcaattagcataatttaggttacatacaatgtgatgcgtgccttccctagctgctcccgaaccgaacaagaaccagtctttagagctccaagtgtcgcccctccgtagaaagtccacaacacgttcggatccgacTTAGGTTGAACCGACTAGGATACtactaaggttttatgcactcgggttaggctataaactatgttctgaaagaaataatgcccttggtccaagtatgcattcaatgttaagtctaataaatgcggttcagtattaattaacaagttaataattcagtgagatcaagtgagctgaatgcctagctagaggccgcttcagttcaagtggaattaatgatattaatccacagcttactcttgactgaacccgtagggtcacacaaatagtacgtaaaccgatcaagtatttaatggcattaaatactctatctatggatattcggaatcgacggatcttggtttcagtgggagctgagatcgtcacaagcaagaaatgaatac
This sequence is a window from Spinacia oleracea cultivar Varoflay chromosome 1, BTI_SOV_V1, whole genome shotgun sequence. Protein-coding genes within it:
- the LOC110802720 gene encoding auxin-binding protein ABP19a, which translates into the protein MNILVVFFTFSLLIPLSYTAIEFDYCVGDPKLPTSPIGYSCKDPAQVITDDFVYTGFRGEITTANIFKANVTFAFANTFPALNGLGIAMTKAEIGVGGVIPAHTHRTTEIIVVLKGSIIAGFVDTNNTAYYKRLEVGDVMVFPPTMIHFQVNVGKTPASLYASYNGANPGVQLISPALFASKIPTELVARITFISPLEITRISKILFGTA